The region TGATCGGCGACCGGACCGCCGCGGTCGCCTGCCTGGAACACCTGATCACCACCATCGCCGGACAACAGAGAGGAATCCCGCAGTGAGCAACGGAACCGCCCGGCCGATCCTGGCCGTCACCCTCGGCGACCCGGTCGGCATCGGCCCGGAGATCACCGCCCGCGTGCTGGCAGAACCCGAGGCCACCGAGACCGCCCGCCCGCTGGCGGTAGGCGACGCCACGGCCCTGCGCCGCGCCGTCGAGGTCTGCGGCCTGGACGTCGAGGTCAACACCGTGTCGGAGGTGTCGCAGGCCCGCTTCGAACCGGGCGCGATCGACATCCTCGACCTGGGGATCTCGCCCGCCGACCTGCCGTGGGGCCAGGTCGACGGCACCGCGGGCCGGTCGGCGGTGGCGGCCATCGAGACCGCGACCCGGGCCGCGCTGGAGGAGGACGTCGACGCGATCGTCACCTCGCCGATCAACAAGGAGGCGATCTGGGCCGCGGGCTCGGAACACCTGGGGCACACCGAGATGCTCGGTGAGCTCACCGGCTCCGACCGGTTCAACACGATGTTCTGGGTGCAGGGGCTGAAGATCTTCTTCGCCACCCGGCACATGTCGCTGCGCCGGGCGGTGGAGTCGATCACCAAGGACAACATCGCGCACTCGATCCGCGAGGCCTACACCGCCCTCGAGGTCTTCGGCACCCGCGAGCCCCGGCTCGCGGTGGCCGCGCTGAACCCGCACGGCGGTGAGAACGGCAAGTTCGGTGACGAGGAGATCACCGCCATCGCCCCCGCCGTCGAGGAAGCGCGGGCTGCCGGGCTCAACGTCTTCGGGCCGATCCCGGCCGACTCGGTCTTCCACCAGGGTCTGCAGGGCCGCTACGACGGCGTGCTCTCGCTCTACCACGACCAGGGCCACATCGCCTCGAAGACGGTCGACTTCGACGGGACGGTGTCGGTGACCGTCGGCCTGCCGATCCTGCGCACCTCGGTCGACCACGGCACCGCCTTCGACATCGCGGGCACCGGCCAGGCCGACCCCGGCACCATGCGCTCGGCGTTCCGCGCGGCCGTCGAGCTGGCGCCGTTCGCGGGCCGCCTGCGCGAGGTCTACCCGCCGAAGGCCCGCTGAACCGGTCACCACCCCCTCCGTGCCTGTCTTCGGACTCGCCTTGCACGGCGGCGCGGGCGGCGGAACCTCAGGCGCTCTCGGGCTCCGGGATCGTTTTCTCGCGTATCGCCCATACGCCGCGAAAAAGCTGTCCTCGCCGGAGAACACCTGAGAACCCGCGGCGGTGCCGGCTGCGGGGGTGGGCCAAGCGGCTGCCCGCTTCACAGATCAAAGACAGCCTGTCAGGAGTTCCACATGAGCAACAACGGCGTTGCCGCGCCCAGCAGGCGATGGGTCTTCGTCATCCCGGTCGCCGCGGTGATGTACATGCTGGCCTACATCGACCGCAC is a window of Saccharopolyspora erythraea NRRL 2338 DNA encoding:
- the pdxA gene encoding 4-hydroxythreonine-4-phosphate dehydrogenase PdxA → MSNGTARPILAVTLGDPVGIGPEITARVLAEPEATETARPLAVGDATALRRAVEVCGLDVEVNTVSEVSQARFEPGAIDILDLGISPADLPWGQVDGTAGRSAVAAIETATRAALEEDVDAIVTSPINKEAIWAAGSEHLGHTEMLGELTGSDRFNTMFWVQGLKIFFATRHMSLRRAVESITKDNIAHSIREAYTALEVFGTREPRLAVAALNPHGGENGKFGDEEITAIAPAVEEARAAGLNVFGPIPADSVFHQGLQGRYDGVLSLYHDQGHIASKTVDFDGTVSVTVGLPILRTSVDHGTAFDIAGTGQADPGTMRSAFRAAVELAPFAGRLREVYPPKAR